Part of the Pieris brassicae chromosome 5, ilPieBrab1.1, whole genome shotgun sequence genome is shown below.
TTATGACGTTAGTTGACGAGTATAGTCTTGCCAGCTTACTGATCCTTGCATGCAATAGAACGAAGAGATTTTTCTACGGTTTTATTATCGCCGCAGAGATGTATCAAAATTTGATGGTGTAAcgttagtttaattaaatcaaactcCGAAACGATTGGAAGGACAGATTTTAATGACTTTTGCGTTCAAGTGGTTtcaaaatatgattaatattattacgccTTTTTGCCTAAGGGGTAGGGAGCTATACCTGACAtctctcgcttcatccactttcatgacattccCCATGCATGCTTTTTGGGTACTTTTATTTGATCCCTTTCTCTTCCCCCTTGCTATGGCCGAACCACCAACCGGTTTAtagtatttcattattattatgttaaattaaataactattttcgATACgcttacaaattaatataagacAGTTAAATAAGTGGTAATGACTGTCTGTATAACTCTAGCTCCAGTTTTGTATAATAACTAAGGtctgataatttttgtatgattttCAGATTACTCTCAGCCTACGGTGGTATTAGCTCAAACCCTCTGTTCGTTTTCGGTAGAGCAGTTCTCTTAGGAATGTCCTCAAAGGGAAATCCTGCGTCCTGCCGGTATGGGTATCCTCTTTGCCCTACGGACACTGAGCAATTGGTACATTATCTAAACAACCATAATGGAGGTTTTTTTCGATTCTTCAATGCACCGCAAAAGGGACAAAACATTCAACAATTCTACAATCACTTGCAGGGGAATCCTCAAAATGGTCATTATGGGTTATATCAACCTAATCATCCAGAAGCTGGATTTAATCCACATCAGCAGAATATTGGTTTCGTTAATCAAAATCAAGGGTATGGTTATCAAAGACCATATGAACagtaccaacaaaactatggATTTGCGTTCCCTTACGGAGAGAATTTCAAAATACAGAAGCGTATTCAGAATAATCCAAACGCTGATAATGCTTATAATACTGATATTTATTCCAAATGGATATTTCCAGAAAATATTGATGATATTGACAACGAAAATGTAGAAAATGATAATAGAAGAGGAAAGGAATTAAAGTTTCctgaaaattcaaattatgtttCGACAGAAAATCATGAAACAACTTTTACGTTCCCAAATACTAACCGAGGTGTTGAgtctattaattataataatgatgaaTTGTACAAAAAGTATAATGATTATAAAGTTAACTAtgttaataatgataaatataatgattttgtAACTGTGTACGTTGTCAGGGGTAATGGAGACCCGAACAAACCAGAAATTGTTAAATTGAGACCGGGACAATCTTTATAGAtttgaaatgtattaataGACATAAATACACACATCaaccttttaatttatttaattaatgatagTTTATATAGAAcgaaattttattacagaattgaCAAAAGATGCAAAGAGTACGTAGttggaaatatataatacattgtaAATTTGATAGTTTTTTATAATCGATTACATTTTCACCAGTTTTGTCACATAAAacttaacatatttatattttattgctcTTACTACTTAGAACTGTAGGTACttataatcgtttatttacaGATAATGCTTACTTAGTTACAAATCTAAAGAAGGTCCTTCACTACCTATAGTCCCTTAATCAGTAGTTAACTAATTGATGCTTTGACTTTATGTAATCAAGAAATTAAGACCAAATAATATTCCGATATTTTTGtctaaaactttatataaatatcctttttatttttattttattagaggtactttatttaattaacgtattgtaaattatattacatcaaaataaaatacataaagcctttaattactaacataaacaatagcgcaaattcggcccc
Proteins encoded:
- the LOC123709555 gene encoding uncharacterized protein LOC123709555 → MCPFFSRNKFKRNRRQKSQRLNPNGFYGNPYQNNNIQNYNTGHFYERPSFATEALSRVTEALTSIVLYDDFQCVPRLLCEAAGGGLGSSNVLQSVTGLQPLMTLLSAYGGISSNPLFVFGRAVLLGMSSKGNPASCRYGYPLCPTDTEQLVHYLNNHNGGFFRFFNAPQKGQNIQQFYNHLQGNPQNVNYVNNDKYNDFVTVYVVRGNGDPNKPEIVKLRPGQSL